Proteins encoded in a region of the Pediococcus claussenii ATCC BAA-344 genome:
- a CDS encoding ABC transporter permease — translation MGTLIINEFRKLKRCDVLLVFFISLVFTDLLSIFQLYSGNEHSLYNYTDFMNIVIWDSFSLVLPAMIVIFSNYLINVEHISGALKNNITCAVSVNKLYVSKLVALCLINVVFAALNAFLTYLIFLFLPHKSEPIYHSLISMIQLIGISLGVFIAVLPILILFIRQASSYLNVVIAFVYGFVGVFVAGQNLQDYYPITAFLKIVNYNNGSLTYHGNTSYITVFIVLLFSLIAWIFMAQKLKKADYA, via the coding sequence ATGGGAACCCTAATTATCAATGAGTTTCGTAAATTGAAAAGATGTGACGTCTTACTCGTATTTTTTATCTCCCTTGTCTTTACTGATCTACTCTCAATATTTCAACTATACAGTGGCAATGAACATTCACTCTATAATTACACTGATTTTATGAATATCGTTATTTGGGATAGTTTTAGTTTAGTCTTACCGGCAATGATTGTTATCTTTAGTAACTATTTAATTAATGTTGAGCATATATCTGGAGCACTAAAGAATAACATTACTTGCGCCGTTTCTGTCAATAAATTGTATGTCAGCAAATTGGTTGCTTTATGCCTAATCAACGTAGTATTTGCAGCTTTAAATGCGTTTTTAACATACTTGATATTCCTGTTCTTACCGCATAAAAGTGAACCCATATATCATTCTCTGATCTCAATGATTCAGTTAATTGGTATTAGCTTGGGGGTTTTTATCGCTGTCTTACCAATCTTGATTTTGTTTATTCGGCAAGCCTCATCTTATCTCAACGTGGTTATTGCCTTTGTTTATGGCTTTGTTGGAGTATTTGTAGCTGGACAAAACCTGCAAGACTATTATCCAATTACTGCTTTCTTGAAAATCGTTAATTATAATAACGGTTCGTTAACCTATCACGGAAACACGAGTTATATAACGGTGTTTATAGTCCTGTTGTTTTCGTTAATAGCTTGGATATTTATGGCTCAAAAATTAAAGAAAGCTGATTATGCATAG
- a CDS encoding putative holin-like toxin, with protein sequence MSISDALQLMLAFGTFIVALIALVVELIKNQGKLQV encoded by the coding sequence GTGTCCATATCGGACGCTTTACAATTAATGCTGGCTTTCGGTACTTTTATCGTAGCCTTGATTGCATTAGTTGTTGAGTTGATTAAAAACCAAGGCAAATTACAAGTTTAA